CCGTTCTTTCATGCATGGCTGCCGTTTCCTCCCCGCATGCTGTTGCGGAAACCTATACATGGCTGGGAGGAACGGTGGACGTTCATTTGAATACCAACTGGACTCCGGATTACGGCGGCGGCAATAACTGGTCGGCAACATGGGCCAATGCGGCGGTAAACACCATGCGTTTTGATACGGCCAGCATGACGGGAACGAATAAGGCGCTTCAGGCTTCCTTCAATACGCTTTCACTTGGTGGAATAACCGTTACGGATGGTTCCGATGGATTCAGCGTTTCCAAAAGCAACGGTTCCAACCGCACCGTTAATTTGCGTGATGGAGGAGAGGGATATACCCTGTTTGACATAGGCGGGGATTTTTCCCTGGGAGTTGCCGCCCAGGCATGGAATGGAATAGTTTTAAACTCCAGCGCCCTGTTCAAAATTGCTACCGGCAAGACCATGAACATTTACGGCGGTTTGGGGACGGCCGGAGCAGATGCCAAGACGATGACCGTGGGTGCGGACGGACTGGCGGGCACCCTCATCCTGAATACGGCGGCCCAGGCCTCCATGACGGCGGATTGGGTTATTTCCAATGGTGCGACCGTTCAGTTGAATAATGCCACGGCTTTGGGTTCCGGCGCGGTAAGCCTGAATGGGGGCAATTTGACGGCCCAGCACGATGCTACCTACAATAATGTGCTGACCGTGAGCGGTTCATCCGGCATGACCGTGAATGCAGCCACGCAGTTTTCCAATGTAAGCCTTTCCAATGCCGCTGCCCTGAACATGAATTCCGGAACACTTGCAATTGCGGGTGGAGGAAGTCTGTCCCTGGGGACCTCGGGAACCATTACGGGCAATCTGACGCTGGGAAACTTGTCTCTTCTGAATTTCTCCGCCCTCCCGGCTTCCGGCGCGTACCTGCTGAATGTAACCGGAACGCTGACGGTGAACAGTGAATTGCTTCTGGGGCAGGGAACGATAGAGGGCGTGGCCTGGACAGAGGGTTCCCATGACCTGATCAATGCGGGCTCCATTACCGGAGTTCCGGCCAGTTCCTTTGTTCTGGGCGATAATCTTCTGGGTTCATGGAGCACGGAGAACGGCAAGCTTACCCTGGTGGTGGAGCAGGTGGCTTTGCTTGAGTGGAAGGGCGGTGATGGAATCTGGTCCGCTACTGCTCCGGCCTCTTCCCCGTGGAAGAACGACAGCGTGTACAATAATAATTCCGGAGTCGTCATGGGAGACATTGACGGCAACGCCCTGCAGACGGTGACCATTGACGGCGCCGTCTCTCCCACGATTATTATGGTGCAGGCGAATACGACGGATTACGTATGGAATGCCGCGGAAGGCGGCGGGGCCCTGGAAGGCAACAGTAATCTGGAAAAGACCGGCAACGCCAAACTGACCATCAATACGGCCAATACCAACTATACCGGAAAAGTGATCCTTGGCGCCGGAACGCTTGAGATAGGCGATGACGCCGCTCTCGGAGCCGGCAGCCTGGCGTTTGACGGAGGTACCCTCCAGTATGGGACAGGCGTAACTGCGGATATTTCCGGACAGATTTCCGCCGCGAGCAAGAGCTCCATCAAGGTGGACACCAACGGAAATGCCGTAACGTGGGCTTCCGTGGATAATTACAAGGCGCTGGCCATGGAAAAATCCGGAGACGGCACGTTGACGCTGGGCGCCGCCGTATATGCGGGTGCGCTGACGGTAGACGGAGGCTCCGTATCCATTACCTCTGAAAATGTTCAAACGAGGTTTTCCGCGGGAGTCTCGGTAAGTGCGGATGCGACCCTCGCCATTTCCAGCACTATCAATGGAATGTCAGCCGGGAACAGCGCCAACATCGTCATCAACGGCATGAGCGGAGCGGGCCGGATTGAGCTGGACAACCAGGCGGCCAAATCCCGTTTTTACATTTCCGGAGACAATTCCTCCTTTACCGGGGAACTGGTTGCCTCCGGATTGAACAATGATCCGGGCAATACGAATGATGCCCGCGACATCCAGTTTGCCACCGCTGCCAGCATGGGGAGGGGTACGGTAACCCTGAATGGACGCGGTTTCTGGCTGGAGGCTGCCAACACGGCGGATACCGCCGCCATGGCAACGATCAATGTGCTGGAGAAAGGAACCTACCTGAATGGAGGGAGCGGCAATTCCTATTATTTTGGCGGAGCGTTCACCGGAAGCGGGGAGATTACCACGGCCATGGGCGGAGCCAGCGCGTTTGGCTATCTCCTGGGAGATATGACCGGATTTACAGGAAGCTTTAATCACAGCAATACCAGTAGCGTCTACACCTGGGTATTCGGCAACGGAACTGCTGCCACCCTGAATGACGGGAAACTTTTTGGAGAAGGCGTGATGCTGAAAGGTTCCAGCGGCACGGCCCAGTATAAGTTCTCCTACACCAATGACCTCATTCTGATGAACGCCACCGTGGGTGCGGAAGCCGCCCTGAACGCCGGAGTGGAACAGGCGGGAACCGGAACGCTGGTGCTGACGCAGGACAATACCGCTACGGGGACGCTTGCCATTACCAGCGGCACGGTTCAGTTGGGCAATGGAGAGGCCACAGGCTCATGGGCCGGGCAGATCACCGGGGCAGGGGCTCTGGTGGTGAACAGGGCCGGCGGCTCTCCGGTCCTGGAACTGAATGCCGCCAACGATTACCAGGGGGGAACCACCCTGAACGGCGGCACGGTGAAGGCGCTGGGCGCCGGCTCCCTGGGGACCGGGAATGTTTCCGTGAACGGAGGTTCCGTTCTGGACATGAACAACCAGGCGATTGCCAACAATGTCACCATTACCAAGGGTGGTTTGCAGAATGCCGGAGCGTACGCCACTGCCGGCGGAGTAACCGTGAACGCGGAGGCCAATTCCGGGGATATTGACCTGGGCGGCCTGTCCGGTGACAAGGTGGGCGGCATTAATACCACCACGGCGGGAACGGCCATTACCGGGCTGTCAGGGAACTTGACGCTGACGGGGAATAATTCCCTGCATGTGGCGGCGAACAATACCACGTATGCCGCCGACGGGGACCAGAAGAGCCTGCTCCAGTTCAATGACACGGCCACAGGCACCGTTTCCTTCGGCGGGGACGCTTCAGACCTTACGCTGCACCTGGACATTGATACGGATATCCTGATCGCCATGCGCGAGATGGAATCCGTAGGCATTCTGCTGACCGACGGAACGATTTCCGGCTTGCCTTCCAGCGACCTGATTGCGTGGCTCAACCAGCACCTTACGTTCAATGCCACGCTGGAAAGCCTGGGATTCGGCATCAAGGGCGTGGAGGGCGGCAGCATCATCATTTCCGGCAGGACGGACCAGATTTACATTGCGTCCGTGGACGGCTCCACCGTCACGGAGATTCCTGCCCTGAATTCCTATGCCCAGGTAATCGTGGACACGAACCTGACCCTGAACTTTGACGTGCCTGCGGCTAATACGGACAAGACCGTCATCCGCCATCTTTCCTCCGGCACCAATACCACGGGCAACCTGGTGGTCAATGCCACCGGGGACGGTTCCCTGGATATTGAACTGGCGAACGATCTGGACAATTCCGTCTTCAACGGCAGCCTGACCGTCAACGGAGACGGCGTGGACCTGATCAAGACAGGAGAAAAGACGCTGGTGCTTAATGGAAATGTCAATACCTCCAATGCGGTGGTTGCCCGGGAAGGCACGCTGGCCCTGAACGGGAGCGCTAACAATATCGGCACGCTGACGCTGGGCTCCGCCTCTGCGGATGAAGCCGCCCGCGTCGTGATCGGCGGGACAACGACGGCCACCCTGGCGGATGAAGCGGAGGGCGGGTCCCTGCAAATCGCTGCGGGCGGAACGCTCAAGACGGCCGGGGATTCCACCCTGGACCAGGCGACCACCATTTCCGGAACGGGACGCCTGAATATTCAGGAAGGTTCCAGCCTTGCCATGGCGGGGGAAGCCGGCCTGTCCGGAACCTCCGTGACGCTGAACGGAATGCTGAACCTGTCCGGGACCGGGGAGAAGTCCATTCTGGCCCTCTCCGGCGCCGGAACGCTGGCGCTGAACGGCAACACTCTGTCCATCACCTCCGCATCCGCCGTGAACGGCTCGTTCTCCGGCACACTGGATGGAGAAGGGAGCATTGACGTTTCCGGCAAGGTGACCCAGGTAATGCAGGCCGGAAGCGCCACGTATGACCTGGGTGTGAGCGGAGGCGCCACGCTGGTGCTGAAAGGCACGGCGGCTTCCCCCACGCTGGATTACCGGAATGTTACGGTGGGTTCCTCCGGAACCCTGCGCATTGAGGCCGCCGGCAACGGAGCCGGGGATTCCAATACTGCCTTGAATGCGGGGAGCGTTGATTTCCGGAGCGGCTCCATGACGGAGTTCGTTTACAACCTGAGCCAGGCGGACCCCTTCGGCTCCGCCATGCTGACGGCGGATTCCATCACCATCGGGGATGGGGCCAAATTCACGCTTGCCAACATGACCGGCAACACGGGCCTGGGAACATATGAAAACCTGGACGGCGTAGTGCTGATGACGGCGGGCGCCATTGACGGCCTGGCGGACGGAGAATCCATGTCCGTGGGCACTTCTGGGCTTTTTGCCGTATATTACAAGGATGCGACCATGGCCCGGGAAGGCAATAACATTGTGTTAAATGCCACGGTGCAGCAGGATAATATTTTTACTCCCGCGGCGGGTTCCCATAACTCTGCGGCCGGCTCCCAGCTATTGTGGGAGGCCAGGAGCAATTTGGACGCCACTTCCCAGCTGGGGCAGGTGATGAATGCCATCAGCACCATGATTACGGGGGATAATCCGGATCTATCCGGTGCGTCCAGGGCGCTGGCCGCCGTAGCAGGCAGCACGGTCAACGCGCTGGGAACGGCACAGAAAGACGCCCTGCGCGACCAGATGGGATGGATCAGGAACCGCACCACGCTCATGGGCGTCAACCCCGCTTACATCAACGAAGACCTCCCCTACTTCCACATGTGGATGGAAGGAACGGGCTCCTACAGCAAGCTGGACACCAAGGGGGATGAAAGCGGCTACCAGCTCACCACCTGGGGCGGAACCGTCGGCATGGACGTGGACCTCAGCGACCACTTCACGATGGGAGCGGCCTTCACGGCCAACTACGGGGACCTGACGGCCAGCGCGGCGGACACGGCCGACGGCCACCTGGAT
This DNA window, taken from Akkermansia muciniphila, encodes the following:
- a CDS encoding autotransporter domain-containing protein; translated protein: MKLHLPLGLLSAVLSCMAAVSSPHAVAETYTWLGGTVDVHLNTNWTPDYGGGNNWSATWANAAVNTMRFDTASMTGTNKALQASFNTLSLGGITVTDGSDGFSVSKSNGSNRTVNLRDGGEGYTLFDIGGDFSLGVAAQAWNGIVLNSSALFKIATGKTMNIYGGLGTAGADAKTMTVGADGLAGTLILNTAAQASMTADWVISNGATVQLNNATALGSGAVSLNGGNLTAQHDATYNNVLTVSGSSGMTVNAATQFSNVSLSNAAALNMNSGTLAIAGGGSLSLGTSGTITGNLTLGNLSLLNFSALPASGAYLLNVTGTLTVNSELLLGQGTIEGVAWTEGSHDLINAGSITGVPASSFVLGDNLLGSWSTENGKLTLVVEQVALLEWKGGDGIWSATAPASSPWKNDSVYNNNSGVVMGDIDGNALQTVTIDGAVSPTIIMVQANTTDYVWNAAEGGGALEGNSNLEKTGNAKLTINTANTNYTGKVILGAGTLEIGDDAALGAGSLAFDGGTLQYGTGVTADISGQISAASKSSIKVDTNGNAVTWASVDNYKALAMEKSGDGTLTLGAAVYAGALTVDGGSVSITSENVQTRFSAGVSVSADATLAISSTINGMSAGNSANIVINGMSGAGRIELDNQAAKSRFYISGDNSSFTGELVASGLNNDPGNTNDARDIQFATAASMGRGTVTLNGRGFWLEAANTADTAAMATINVLEKGTYLNGGSGNSYYFGGAFTGSGEITTAMGGASAFGYLLGDMTGFTGSFNHSNTSSVYTWVFGNGTAATLNDGKLFGEGVMLKGSSGTAQYKFSYTNDLILMNATVGAEAALNAGVEQAGTGTLVLTQDNTATGTLAITSGTVQLGNGEATGSWAGQITGAGALVVNRAGGSPVLELNAANDYQGGTTLNGGTVKALGAGSLGTGNVSVNGGSVLDMNNQAIANNVTITKGGLQNAGAYATAGGVTVNAEANSGDIDLGGLSGDKVGGINTTTAGTAITGLSGNLTLTGNNSLHVAANNTTYAADGDQKSLLQFNDTATGTVSFGGDASDLTLHLDIDTDILIAMREMESVGILLTDGTISGLPSSDLIAWLNQHLTFNATLESLGFGIKGVEGGSIIISGRTDQIYIASVDGSTVTEIPALNSYAQVIVDTNLTLNFDVPAANTDKTVIRHLSSGTNTTGNLVVNATGDGSLDIELANDLDNSVFNGSLTVNGDGVDLIKTGEKTLVLNGNVNTSNAVVAREGTLALNGSANNIGTLTLGSASADEAARVVIGGTTTATLADEAEGGSLQIAAGGTLKTAGDSTLDQATTISGTGRLNIQEGSSLAMAGEAGLSGTSVTLNGMLNLSGTGEKSILALSGAGTLALNGNTLSITSASAVNGSFSGTLDGEGSIDVSGKVTQVMQAGSATYDLGVSGGATLVLKGTAASPTLDYRNVTVGSSGTLRIEAAGNGAGDSNTALNAGSVDFRSGSMTEFVYNLSQADPFGSAMLTADSITIGDGAKFTLANMTGNTGLGTYENLDGVVLMTAGAIDGLADGESMSVGTSGLFAVYYKDATMAREGNNIVLNATVQQDNIFTPAAGSHNSAAGSQLLWEARSNLDATSQLGQVMNAISTMITGDNPDLSGASRALAAVAGSTVNALGTAQKDALRDQMGWIRNRTTLMGVNPAYINEDLPYFHMWMEGTGSYSKLDTKGDESGYQLTTWGGTVGMDVDLSDHFTMGAAFTANYGDLTASAADTADGHLDSYYANLFGRYQSKRWAHTLILTSGWNDAKLNRTVNYGEGSYGTQGDTNGWGFGAMYELTYDVYLNEDKSSIFQPLLNASVVRTSMDGYTETGAGNAGLNVGKQEWTTGTVALGGRWMGLAGSNLFGREALVELRANVAQDMGDRRGETGVGFLANPGYTQTVRGAKVGTTALQIGAGLSVPVGTQGTVFVNGNADFRDGANSVNGSVGYRYDF